In one window of Eggerthella guodeyinii DNA:
- a CDS encoding FeoA family protein gives MDNATVASMQGTVGRTDAGSAPGIACQQMPLSFLKGGETGTIAKVRGRGDLHHHLENLGFVEGAQVTVVSEAAGDLIVEVKGTQVALNRQVAAHIITNAAA, from the coding sequence ATGGACAACGCAACGGTTGCGAGCATGCAGGGAACGGTCGGTCGTACGGACGCAGGGTCTGCGCCGGGCATCGCCTGCCAGCAGATGCCGCTTTCGTTCCTGAAGGGCGGCGAGACGGGCACCATCGCGAAGGTGCGCGGTCGCGGCGATCTGCATCATCATCTGGAGAACCTCGGCTTCGTCGAGGGCGCGCAGGTGACGGTGGTATCCGAGGCTGCCGGCGACCTCATCGTCGAGGTCAAGGGCACCCAGGTTGCGCTCAACCGCCAGGTCGCGGCGCATATCATCACGAACGCCGCCGCGTAG